Proteins from one Camelina sativa cultivar DH55 chromosome 8, Cs, whole genome shotgun sequence genomic window:
- the LOC104705848 gene encoding UDP-arabinopyranose mutase 2 → MVEPANTVGLPVNQTALLKDELDIVIPTIRNLDFLEMWRPFLQPYHLIIVQDGDPTKKIHVPEGYDYELYNRNDINRILGPKASCISFKDSACRCFGYMMSKKKYIFTIDDDCFVAKDPSGKAVNALEQHIKNLLCPSSPFFFNTLYDPYREGADFVRGYPFSLREGVSTAVSHGLWLNIPDYDAPTQLVKPKERNTRYVDAVMTIPKGTLFPMCGMNLAFDRDLIGPAMYFGLMGDGQPIGRYDDMWAGWCIKVICDHLSLGVKTGLPYIYHSKASNPFVNLKKEYKGIFWQEEIIPFFQNVKLSKEAVTVQQCYIELSKMVKEKLSSLDPYFDKLADAMVTWIEAWDELNPPAATSANGKA, encoded by the exons ATGGTTGAGCCGGCGAACACCGTTGGACTCCCCGTGAACCAGACAGCGTTGTTGAAAGATGAGCTCGATATCGTGATTCCGACAATCAGAAACCTCGATTTCCTCGAGATGTGGAGGCCTTTCCTTCAGCCTTACCATCTTATCATCGTCCAAGATGGAGATCCGACGAAGAAGATCCATGTTCCTGAAGGTTACGACTACGAGCTTTACAACAGGAACGATATCAACCGTATCCTTGGACCAAAAGCTTCTTGTATCTCCTTTAAGGATTCTGCTTGTCGCTGCTTTGGATACATGATGTCTAAGAAGAAGTATATCTTCACCATTGATGACGATTGCTTC gttgcTAAGGATCCATCTGGGAAAGCTGTGAACGCTCTTGAGCAACACATCAAGAACCTTCTCTGCCCATCGTCTCCCTTTTTCTTCAACACCTTGTATGATCCTTACCGTGAAGGTGCTGATTTCGTCCGTGGATACCCTTTCAGTCTACGTGAAGGTGTTTCCACTGCTGTTTCCCATGGTCTTTGGCTCAACATCCCTGATTACGACGCCCCTACCCAACTCGTCAAGCCTAAGGAGAGGAACACCAG GTATGTGGATGCTGTCATGACTATCCCAAAGGGAACACTTTTCCCAATGTGTGGTATGAATTTGGCTTTCGACCGTGATTTGATTGGCCCAGCTATGTACTTTGGTCTCATGGGTGATGGTCAGCCTATTGGTCGTTACGACGATATGTGGGCGGGTTGGTGCATCAAG GTGATCTGTGACCATTTGAGTTTGGGAGTGAAGACCGGTTTGCCATACATCTACCACAGCAAAGCGAGCAACCCTTTCGTGAACCTGAAGAAGGAATACAAAGGAATCTTCTGGCAGGAGGAGATCATTCCCTTCTTCCAGAACGTAAAGCTATCGAAAGAAGCAGTAACTGTTCAGCAATGCTACATTGAGCTCTCAAAGATGGTCAAGGAGAAGTTGAGCTCCTTAGACCCCTACTTTGACAAGCTTGCAGACGCCATGGTTACATGGATTGAAGCTTGGGATGAGCTTAACCCACCAGCGGCTACATCAGCCAATGGCAAAGCTTGA
- the LOC104705849 gene encoding LOW QUALITY PROTEIN: putative F-box protein At5g15660 (The sequence of the model RefSeq protein was modified relative to this genomic sequence to represent the inferred CDS: inserted 2 bases in 1 codon), whose amino-acid sequence MRRRYSKKTKTVHKNIVQTSEERANFDQLPHDLVIDIFGRLPPKSLARFLTVSKLWATTIRSPDFIRSYPRGSSCQPRTLIAADFNSYGSRGVTGNLHFFKRPSSSSPNSFISCLTCPVKYDQHMECNYHHVNGLISVGYGQEQIVFNPITGKSITLPRARTRRKLVNSFFGYDRVSDHFKVVCMTEKMYGRREEPSSEHQVLTFTLGAESSAVVKKSWQMINCSIPHRPCSKGVFINGVVYYVARTGAEMSHMRLMRFALSPGDSLDLFTSLPEEIETPSIYNLLLINYEGKVAIPTNTSFYTYDVWVMNQEGGKHEWLKKITFSIEPWKSLFDYLYVRGTTHTGEIILAPTHYSNEFYIFHYNPDKKSFRKIGIQVSARYRVKFHYKXXLDRLHIRGTTQTGEFILAPRYYSDEFNVIHYNPDTGSFRSTKVEVYEDYEFKRRGTRALVFSDYVESLRLL is encoded by the exons ATGAGAAGAAGATACAGCAAAAAGACCAAAACCGTGCACAAAAACATCGTACAAACGTCGGAAGAAAGAGCCAACTTTGACCAGCTCCCTCATGACCTAGTGATCGATATTTTTGGGAGATTGCCCCCGAAATCTCTGGCTAGGTTTCTCACAGTATCCAAGTTATGGGCAACAACTATACGCAGTCCAGATTTCATCAGATCTTACCCGCGTGGATCTTCGTGCCAACCTCGTACCCTAATAGCTGCTGATTTCAATTCATACGGATCCAGAGGGGTTACGGGAAATTTGCACTTCTTCAAGCGGCCGTCATCATCATCGCCAAATTCTTTTATATCATGTCTGACCTGTCCGGTCAAGTATGATCAGCACATGGAGTGCAATTATCATCATGTTAATGGACTGATAAGCGTTGGATATGGTCAAGAGCAAATCGTATTTAACCCCATCACTGGTAAATCCATAACTTTACCACGTGCCAGAACAAGGAGAAAGCTGGTAAACAGTTTCTTCGGGTATGACCGTGTTAGTGATCATTTCAAAGTTGTGTGCATGACAGAAAAAATGTATGGCCGTCGTGAAGAACCATCATCGGAACATCAAGTGTTGACGTTTACATTGGGAGCTGAATCATCAGCTGTTGTAAAGAAATCATGGCAAATGATAAATTGTAGCATTCCTCACCGTCCTTGCTCTAAAGGTGTGTTCATAAATGGTGTTGTGTATTATGTTGCTAGAACAGGGGCAGAAATGTCGCATATGAGGTTAATGAGGTTTGCTCTGAGCCCTGGTGACAGTTTGGATCTTTTTACTAGTTTACCTGAAGAGATTGAAACTCCAAGtatatataatctcttattGATAAACTACGAAGGGAAAGTAGCCATACCCACTAATACTTCATTCTATACATATGATGTGTGGGTTATGAATCAGGAAGGTGGAAAACATGAATGGTTGAAGAAGATAACTTTCAGTATTGAACCTTGGAAGAGTTTATTCGACTATTTATACGTGAGAGGCACTACTCATACGGGTGAGATTATTTTAGCACCAACGCACTATAGTAATGAGTTTTATATCTTTCATTACAATCCCGACAAGAAAAGTTTTAGAAAGATTGGTATTCAAGTATCCGCACGCTATAGGGTTAAGTTTCATTATAA ACNGTTGGATCGTTTACACATCAGAGGCACTACTCAGACGGGCGAGTTCATTTTGGCACCACGGTACTATTCTGATGAATTTAATGTTATCCATTACAATCCCGACACGGGTAGTTTTAGAAGCACTAAGGTTGAAGTATATGAAGACTATGAGTTCAAGCGTCGTGGTACAAGAGCATTAGTTTTTTCGGATTACGTAGAGAGTCTTAGGTTGCTGTAG
- the LOC104709156 gene encoding putative F-box protein At5g15660 yields the protein MRRRYSKKTKTVHKNIVQTSEERANFDQLPHDLVIDIFGRLPPKSLARFLTVSKLWATTIRSPDFIRSYPRGSSCQPRTLIAADFNSYGSRGVTGNLHFFKRPSSSSPNSFISCLTCPVKYDQHMECNYHHVNGLISVGYGQEQIVFNPITGKSITLPRARTRRKLVNSFFGYDRVSDHFKVVCMTEKMYGRREEPSSEHQVLTFTLGVKKSWQMINCSIPHRPCSKGVFINGVVYYVARTGAEMSHMRLMRFALSPGDSLDLFTSLPEEIETPSIYNLLLINYEGKVAIPTNTSFYTYDVWVMNQEGGKHEWLKKITFSIEPWKSLFDYLYVRGTTHTGEIILAPTHYSNEFYIFHYNPDKKSFRKIGIQVSARYRVKFHYKTAYVFSDYVDSVRLL from the exons ATGAGAAGAAGATACAGCAAAAAGACCAAAACCGTGCACAAAAACATCGTACAAACGTCGGAAGAAAGAGCCAACTTTGACCAGCTCCCTCATGACCTAGTGATCGATATTTTTGGGAGATTGCCCCCGAAATCTCTGGCTAGGTTTCTCACAGTATCCAAGTTATGGGCAACAACTATACGCAGTCCAGATTTCATCAGATCTTACCCGCGTGGATCTTCGTGCCAACCTCGTACCCTAATAGCTGCTGATTTCAATTCATACGGATCCAGAGGGGTTACGGGAAATTTGCACTTCTTCAAGCGGCCGTCATCATCATCGCCAAATTCTTTTATATCATGTCTGACCTGTCCGGTCAAGTATGATCAGCACATGGAGTGCAATTATCATCATGTTAATGGACTGATAAGCGTTGGATATGGTCAAGAGCAAATCGTATTTAACCCCATCACTGGTAAATCCATAACTTTACCACGTGCCAGAACAAGGAGAAAGCTGGTAAACAGTTTCTTCGGGTATGACCGTGTTAGTGATCATTTCAAAGTTGTGTGCATGACAGAAAAAATGTATGGCCGTCGTGAAGAACCATCATCGGAACATCAAGTGTTGACGTTTACATTGGG TGTAAAGAAATCATGGCAAATGATAAATTGTAGCATTCCTCACCGTCCTTGCTCTAAAGGTGTGTTCATAAATGGTGTTGTGTATTATGTTGCTAGAACAGGGGCAGAAATGTCGCATATGAGGTTAATGAGGTTTGCTCTGAGCCCTGGTGACAGTTTGGATCTTTTTACTAGTTTACCTGAAGAGATTGAAACTCCAAGtatatataatctcttattGATAAACTACGAAGGGAAAGTAGCCATACCCACTAATACTTCATTCTATACATATGATGTGTGGGTTATGAATCAGGAAGGTGGAAAACATGAATGGTTGAAGAAGATAACTTTCAGTATTGAACCTTGGAAGAGTTTATTCGACTATTTATACGTGAGAGGCACTACTCATACGGGTGAGATTATTTTAGCACCAACGCACTATAGTAATGAGTTTTATATCTTTCATTACAATCCCGACAAGAAAAGTTTTAGAAAGATTGGTATTCAAGTATCCGCACGCTATAGGGTTAAGTTTCATTATAAAACAGCATATGTTTTTTCGGATTACGTTGACAGTGTTAGGTTGTTGTAG